One genomic window of Acomys russatus chromosome 29, mAcoRus1.1, whole genome shotgun sequence includes the following:
- the LOC127211439 gene encoding arylacetamide deacetylase-like 3: MVVLALTILVGAVSVLSLGVLLWVICKHFWIEHIPEGITHPMRLRFLSCFLHLSMTWGMIFEKLGLCYAAQFASFLHDLKPLKKDPDVVVTDIHFGTVPVKLYKPKEPSSTPRTGIIFFHGGGSILGSLRTHHNICLRLAKDCDSVVASVGYRKSPMYKYPVMKEDCETATVHFLRSLHVYGVDPARVVVCGDSIGGHAATVVCQEVMNRKDLPKFRAQVLIYSLLQSIDFQSPSYQQNDNIPLLSWNLAFYCWCCHLDINSSWKSVIKNGKHLPPEVWEKYRKWLGSEHIPERFKKRGYQPVPPGPVNEDAYEEIKFILNATCSPLIAEDDIVSQLPETCIVSCEYDLIRDHSLLYKKRLEDLGVPVTWHHMEDGFHGVLNTFDIRFLSFPCSSRIMDVVIQFIKKL, encoded by the exons ATGGTGGTTCTGGCCCTGACAATCCTTGTAGGTGCTGTGTCTGTGCTCTCGCTGGGGGTTCTGCTGTGGGTGATCTGTAAACACTTTTGGATCGAACACATCCCGGAAGGCATCACTCACCCCATGAGGCTGCGATTCCTCAGTTGCTTTCTACACTTGTCAATGACATGG GGGATGATTTTTGAGAAGCTGGGACTGTGTTATGCGGCCCAGTTTGCCAGTTTTCTGCATGATCTGAAGCCACTCAAGAAAGACCCTGATGTTGTAGTCACAGATATTCACTTTGGGACAGTCCCTGTGAAGTTGTACAAACCCAAGgaaccctcctccacccccaggaCTGGCATCATCTTCTTCCATGGTGGTGGAAGCATCCTGGGGAGCTTGA GAACCCACCACAACATATGCTTGCGTTTGGCCAAGGACTGTGACTCTGTCGTGGCATCAGTCGG ATACAGAAAGTCTCCCATGTACAAGTACCCAGTGATGAAAGAAGACTGTGAGACAGCTACTGTCCACTTTCTGAGATCACTGCATGTGTATGGAGTGGATCCAGCTCGAGTTGTGGTCTGTGGGGACAGCATAGGAGGGCATGCAGCCACTGTGGTTTGTCAAGAGGTTATGAACCGAAAAGATCTCCCCAAGTTCCGGGCTCAGGTTCTGATATACTCCCTACTGCAAAGCATAGATTTCCAGAGCCCTTCTTATCAACAAAATGACAATATCCCATTGCTTTCTTGGAATCTGGCCTTTTATTGCTGGTGTTGTCACCTAGACATAAACTCTTCCTGGAAAAGTGTCATCAAGAACGGTAAGCATCTGCCTCCCGAAGTCTGGGAGAAATACAGAAAGTGGTTGGGCTCAGAACACATCCCGGAGAGATTTAAGAAGCGAGGCTACCAACCTGTACCCCCGGGGCCTGTAAATGAAGATGCTTACGAGGAGATCAAGTTCATACTGAATGCTACCTGCTCACCCCTCATTGCAGAAGACGATATAGTGTCTCAGCTCCCAGAAACCTGCATTGTGAGCTGTGAGTATGACCTTATCCGAGACCACTCACTCCTATACAAGAAGAGGCTGGAAGATCTGGGGGTGCCTGTGACGTGGCATCATATGGAGGACGGTTTCCATGGAGTGCTAAACACTTTTGACATTAGGTTCCTGAGCTTCCCTTGCTCCTCAAGAATTATGGATGTGGTTATCCAGTTTATTAAAAAACTGTGA